A genomic region of Jeotgalibaca ciconiae contains the following coding sequences:
- a CDS encoding ribonuclease H1 domain-containing protein, giving the protein MASKFYAVKKGRKPGIYHSWPEAQKQVAGFSGAQFKSFTTKKEAQDFIEPPKEEAIDWTADDTIEAYVDGSFDRISNRYSYGVVMVKNGEVVETFYQAGSDSRYVESFQIAGEVFGSIAAIRWAIQNGYKAINVRYDYMGIEQWATGMWKANKAVSQDYIKQFKEVAPQITVRFKKEKAHTGVTYNELADQLAKKALQ; this is encoded by the coding sequence ATGGCAAGTAAATTTTATGCAGTAAAAAAAGGACGTAAACCAGGAATCTATCATTCATGGCCGGAAGCACAAAAGCAAGTAGCCGGCTTTTCAGGAGCTCAATTTAAATCTTTTACAACAAAAAAGGAAGCTCAAGATTTTATAGAGCCACCAAAAGAAGAGGCGATTGACTGGACGGCAGATGATACAATTGAAGCATATGTAGATGGTTCTTTTGATCGTATTTCTAACCGGTACAGTTATGGCGTGGTCATGGTAAAAAATGGCGAGGTTGTCGAAACTTTTTATCAAGCTGGTAGTGATTCCCGATATGTAGAAAGTTTTCAAATAGCAGGAGAAGTATTTGGTTCAATTGCAGCAATTCGGTGGGCAATTCAAAATGGTTATAAAGCGATTAATGTTCGCTATGACTATATGGGAATCGAACAATGGGCAACTGGAATGTGGAAAGCCAATAAAGCTGTCTCCCAAGACTATATAAAGCAATTTAAAGAAGTAGCGCCACAAATTACCGTTCGCTTCAAAAAAGAAAAAGCCCATACAGGTGTTACCTATAATGAATTAGCAGATCAACTAGCAAAAAAAGCATTGCAATAA
- a CDS encoding kinase, producing the protein MISKLIILRGNSGSGKTTTASKLQKVLGENTLLVSQDMIRRDMLKVPDREGNLSIELIKQIAEYGLGKCPFVIVEGILINKRYKNMLLELINIFEQNAYVYYFDIPFDETLIRHSNRAKVNEFGEKEMRSWWNEKDYLGVSNERIITKNSTLEEVVDLILEDLGK; encoded by the coding sequence ATGATTTCAAAACTGATTATTTTGCGTGGCAACTCCGGAAGTGGCAAAACGACAACTGCTTCCAAATTGCAAAAAGTATTAGGTGAAAATACTTTGCTTGTTTCTCAAGATATGATCAGAAGAGACATGCTTAAGGTTCCTGACCGAGAGGGAAATCTCTCCATCGAACTAATCAAACAAATTGCAGAGTATGGGTTAGGGAAATGCCCCTTTGTGATTGTAGAGGGGATTTTAATCAATAAAAGATACAAAAATATGTTATTAGAGTTAATAAATATTTTCGAACAAAATGCCTATGTTTACTACTTTGATATCCCATTCGATGAAACACTCATCAGACATAGCAACCGAGCGAAAGTTAATGAATTTGGAGAAAAAGAAATGCGGAGTTGGTGGAACGAAAAAGATTATTTAGGTGTTTCAAACGAACGGATTATTACGAAAAATTCTACGCTAGAAGAGGTTGTAGACCTTATCTTAGAAGATTTAGGAAAGTAA
- a CDS encoding BglG family transcription antiterminator: MRHLLEKRENRHLTLLEILYFKDSWMTISSLANELGCSERILKQDIADLKDLFQDEILFTSNQGIRLVFPSNLNLEVIYQATLKESLAFQLLEFLFFNEEKTIVELASELYTSKSTLIRTIQEINSTLEPYEFRVSTTKNCMIIGNEQKIRTFFIHYFSERYSFSDWPYKNIDEELFEKVILFLTKFNKVELNFSDFVRVKNWVAVAIVRTNHHHYLDIQQNKLSKMLPDFSKLHLLFGSLEEKLSISLKPEFLEQIFSSFLKEEFILTFDNLLSETKKNESFHKNMLLIIDVIDFLSKKLKISVPNREHLILDLFNMSYISAGKKDGVNYISFILFNQKKYFIHSIKNEYPEFIQLALKALKVYQKKSDFFFSEFGINELLYTITIHWDSLLIELQKKRKKVKLAIVSHYDLEHAKMIEDFLSIHFRDLIESSVYVKPRLTEKNLAKLNSDLVITTTSLQNMEASSIICIQNVPSKKDIHNIYQAITACLNAN, translated from the coding sequence ATGCGTCATCTTTTGGAAAAAAGAGAAAACAGACATTTGACATTACTTGAAATTCTATATTTTAAAGATAGTTGGATGACCATTTCTTCCTTAGCTAATGAATTAGGATGCTCGGAACGGATTCTAAAGCAGGATATTGCTGACTTAAAAGACTTGTTTCAGGATGAAATTCTCTTTACTTCTAACCAAGGTATTCGTCTCGTTTTTCCTTCTAACTTGAATCTAGAAGTGATTTATCAAGCTACCTTAAAAGAAAGTCTAGCATTCCAGTTATTAGAGTTTTTATTTTTTAACGAAGAAAAAACGATTGTTGAACTGGCGAGCGAGTTATATACGAGTAAATCAACATTAATCCGAACCATCCAAGAAATCAATAGTACCCTAGAACCATACGAATTTCGAGTTAGCACTACTAAAAATTGTATGATTATTGGAAATGAACAAAAAATTCGGACATTCTTTATACATTATTTTTCAGAACGTTACTCTTTTTCAGACTGGCCCTACAAAAATATTGATGAAGAGTTATTCGAGAAAGTTATTTTATTTTTAACGAAATTCAATAAAGTTGAGTTGAATTTTTCAGATTTTGTTCGAGTAAAAAATTGGGTGGCGGTAGCGATTGTTCGGACCAACCATCACCATTACTTGGATATCCAGCAAAATAAGCTTTCAAAAATGTTGCCCGATTTTTCTAAGCTTCACTTGCTGTTTGGTTCTCTTGAAGAGAAATTATCGATATCATTAAAGCCAGAGTTTCTTGAGCAAATCTTTTCAAGTTTTTTAAAGGAAGAGTTTATCCTGACTTTTGATAATCTCCTCTCCGAAACTAAAAAGAATGAAAGCTTTCATAAAAACATGCTTCTAATTATAGATGTGATAGATTTTTTATCAAAAAAACTTAAAATTTCCGTTCCCAATCGAGAACATTTGATTTTAGATTTGTTCAATATGTCCTACATTAGTGCAGGAAAAAAAGATGGTGTAAATTATATTTCCTTTATTTTATTTAACCAGAAGAAATATTTTATTCACTCCATTAAAAATGAGTATCCTGAATTCATTCAGCTAGCTTTGAAAGCGTTAAAGGTTTATCAGAAAAAAAGTGATTTCTTCTTCAGTGAATTTGGTATTAATGAACTTCTTTACACTATTACTATTCATTGGGACAGTCTTTTGATTGAATTGCAAAAGAAAAGAAAAAAAGTAAAGTTAGCCATTGTAAGCCACTATGATCTGGAACATGCAAAAATGATAGAAGATTTTCTTTCGATTCATTTTCGAGATTTGATTGAATCTTCCGTCTATGTGAAACCAAGATTGACGGAAAAAAATTTAGCGAAATTGAACAGTGATCTGGTAATAACCACTACTTCCCTACAGAATATGGAAGCATCTTCTATAATCTGTATACAAAATGTTCCTTCTAAAAAGGATATCCACAATATTTATCAAGCCATTACTGCTTGTCTGAATGCTAATTAA